Proteins encoded in a region of the Phacochoerus africanus isolate WHEZ1 chromosome 8, ROS_Pafr_v1, whole genome shotgun sequence genome:
- the CHMP1B gene encoding charged multivesicular body protein 1b, giving the protein MSNMEKHLFNLKFAAKELGRSAKKCDKEEKAEKAKIKKAIQKGNMEVARIHAENAIRQKNQAVNFLRMSARVDAVAARVQTAVTMGKVTKSMAGVVKSMDATLKTMNLEKISALMDKFEHQFETLDVQTQQMEDTMSSTTTLTTPQGQVDMLLQEMADEAGLDLNMELPQGQTGSVGTSVASAEQDELSQRLARLRDQV; this is encoded by the coding sequence ATGTCCAACATGGAGAAACACCTGTTCAACTTGAAGTTCGCGGCCAAAGAACTGGGCAGGAGTGCCAAGAAATGCGACAAGGAGGAAAAGGCCGAAAAGGCCAAGATTAAAAAGGCCATTCAGAAGGGCAACATGGAAGTTGCGAGGATACACGCCGAGAACGCGATTCGCCAGAAGAACCAGGCGGTGAATTTCCTGAGAATGAGTGCGCGGGTGGACGCGGTGGCTGCCAGGGTCCAGACCGCCGTGACGATGGGCAAGGTGACCAAGTCGATGGCCGGTGTGGTTAAATCGATGGACGCGACGTTGAAGACCATGAATCTCGAGAAGATCTCCGCCCTGATGGACAAGTTCGAACACCAGTTCGAGACTCTGGACGTGCAGACCCAGCAGATGGAGGACACGATGAGCAGCACGACGACGCTGACCACTCCCCAGGGCCAGGTGGATATGCTGCTGCAGGAAATGGCAGACGAGGCCGGCCTCGACCTCAACATGGAGCTGCCGCAGGGCCAGACCGGCTCCGTGGGCACGAGCGTGGCCTCGGCGGAGCAGGACGAACTGTCCCAGAGGCTGGCCCGCCTCCGGGACCAGGTGTAA